In one Oryza glaberrima chromosome 2, OglaRS2, whole genome shotgun sequence genomic region, the following are encoded:
- the LOC127763419 gene encoding scarecrow-like protein 6: MRAALFGAERSGVVDHGGGDKEELFWPAGKGGLVVVEPRSVLDCTRSPSPPYSTSTLSSSLGGGSADSTGVAAVSESSTAAAGATKWGAPGEHGGGGKEEWGGGCELPPIPGALDVGLVEGEGWDATATLGNAAGPDQSFLNWIIGAGGDLEQPGPPLPVLQQPLIDNAGFGIPAVDTMGFSLDHPLSGVASDLSSSGAHTATGGGGKASLGFGLFSPEATSLEQPPPSMLFHEGIDTKPPLLGAQPQFLLNHYQPQPPNPAAALFMPLPPFPEHNHQSPHLQPPLKRHHAIPDDLYLARNQQQSSAVAPGLAYSPPLHGPAPFQLHPSPPPIRGAMKSTAAEAAQQQLLDELAAAAKATEAGNSVGAREILARLNQQLPQLGKPFLRSASYLKEALLLALADSHHGSSGVTSPLDVALKLAAYKSFSDLSPVLQFTNFTATQALLDEIGGMATSCIHVIDFDLGVGGQWASFLQELAHRRGAGGMALPLLKLTAFISTASHHPLELHLTQDNLSQFAAELRIPFEFNAVSLDAFNPVELISSSGDEVVAVSLPVGCSARAPPLPAILRLVKQLCPKVVVAIDHGGDRADLPFSQHFLNCFQSCVFLLDSLDAAGIDADSACKIERFLIQPRVEDAVIGRHKAQKAIAWRSVFAATGFKPVQPSNLAEAQADCLLKRVQVRGFHVEKRGAALTLYWQRGELVSISSWRC, encoded by the coding sequence ATGAGGGCGGCGCTGTTCGGTGCCGAGAGGAGCGGGGTAGtggaccacggcggcggcgataagGAGGAGCTGTTTtggccggcggggaagggggggctggtggtggtggagccgaGGTCGGTGCTGGACTGCACGCGCAGCCCGAGCCCGCCGTATTCCACGTCGACGCTGTCGTCGTCCctgggcggcggctcggcggacTCGACCGGTGTGGCGGCGGTTTCGGAgagcagcaccgccgccgccggagccaccAAATGGGGAGCCCCAGGCGAGCATGGTGGCGGCGGGAAGGAGGAGTGGGGCGGCGGGTGCGAGTTGCCCCCGATACCTGGAGCACTGGATGTGGGGCTCGTCGAGGGCGAGGGCTGGGACGCCACGGCCACGCTCGGCAACGCAGCCGGGCCGGACCAGTCGTTCTTGAACTGGATCATTGGggccggcggcgacctggaGCAGCCTGGTCCGCCGCTTCCAGTGCTCCAGCAGCCGCTTATTGACAATGCGGGGTTCGGGATCCCGGCGGTGGACACCATGGGCTTCTCTCTGGATCACCCCCTCAGCGGCGTCGCCTCCGACCTCTCGTCCTCCGGTGCGCACACtgccaccggcggtggcggcaaggcCTCATTAGGGTTCGGTCTCTTCTCGCCGGAGGCCACCTCCCtcgagcagccgccgccttcGATGCTGTTTCACGAAGGTATCGACACGAAGCCCCCTCTTCTGGGTGCGCAGCCGCAATTTCTCCTGAACCACTACCAACCCCAGCCACCCAACCCCGCCGCAGCCTTGTTCATGCCTCTCCCGCCCTTCCCCGAGCACAATCACCAGTCGCCGCATCTCCAGCCACCGCTCAAACGCCACCACGCCATTCCAGATGACCTCTACCTCGCCCGTAACCAGCAGCAGTCATCCGCGGTGGCGCCAGGTCTCGCCTATTCACCACCGCTACATGGCCCGGCTCCGTTCCAGCTCcatccttcgccgccaccgattCGCGGGGCGATgaagtcgacggcggcggaggcggcgcagcagcagctgctggacgagttggcagcggcggcaaaggcaacCGAGGCTGGCAATTCCGTTGGCGCGCGAGAGATATTGGCGCGGCTCAATCAACAGCTTCCCCAACTTGGGAAGcccttcctccgctccgcctCCTACCTCAAGGAGGCCCTCCTCCTCGCACTCGCCGACAGCCACCATGGCTCCTCCGGCGTCACCTCGCCGCTCGACGTTGCCCTCAAGCTTGCAGCATACAAGTCTTTCTCTGACCTGTCACCTGTGCTCCAGTTCACTAACTTTACCGCAACACAGGCGCTTCTTGATGAGATTGGTGGCATGGCAACTTCCTGCATCCATGTCATTGACTTTGATCTCGGTGTTGGTGGTCAGTGGGCTTCCTTCTTGCAGGAGCTTGCCCACCGCCGGGGAGCTGGAGGTATGGCCTTGCCGTTGTTGAAGCTCACGGCTTTCATATCGACTGCTTCTCACCATCCACTGGAGCTGCACCTTACCCAGGATAACCTCTCTCAGTTTGCCGCAGAGCTCAGAATTCCTTTCGAATTCAATGCCGTCAGTCTTGATGCATTCAATCCTGTGGAACTCATTTCTTCCTCTGGTGATGAAGTTGTTGCTGTTAGCCTCCCTGTTGGCTGCTCTGCTCGTGCACCACCGCTGCCAGCGATTCTTCGGTTGGTGAAACAGCTTTGTCCTAAGGTTGTCGTGGCTATTGATCATGGAGGTGATCGTGCAGACCTTCCATTCTCGCAGCATTTCCTGAATTGTTTCCAGTCCTGTGTGTTCCTCCTTGACTCGCTTGATGCTGCTGGTATTGATGCTGATTCTGCCTGCAAGATCGAGAGGTTCCTAATTCAACCAAGAGTTGAGGATGCAGTGATTGGGCGGCACAAGGCGCAGAAAGCTATAGCATGGAGGAGCGTTTTTGCAGCAACTGGGTTTAAGCCCGTTCAGCCCAGCAACCTCGCCGAGGCACAGGCAGACTGCCTCCTGAAGCGGGTGCAGGTCCGAGGATTCCATGTGGAGAAACGCGGAGCTGCTCTTACGCTCTACTGGCAGCGTGGGGAGCTTGTATCCATATCATCTTGGCGGTGCTGA